The DNA region TTCAGGGGGAGCCTGTGAAATGATCGCATCGATCTCCGCTTTTGAAGACGGCAGGACGCCACCGTTTGCCTGTTTCAGTAAGTCGGTAACGCCGGATACGCTCTCGACATACCGCTCGCTCCTGAGGTCTTCCTGGAGGTTGTCTATATACCTGAGGATCTCGGGGTCCCTGACGTTGTCTGCCTCGTAGAGGAGCATGATCGCGTCAGATCCGTAGGTCTCCATGTAGTGATCCAGGAGCGCTCCGCGTGGTGTGGTCTTGTCAAGATAGGTATCCTCACCTGTCTCCATCGAGACCATCGAGAGACCCAGGAGCGCCAGGACAAATACGGCTGCAGCGACCCCTGCAACCGTCCAGGTATGGTTGTTGATGGCGCTGGCAAGCCATTCGTAAGGGTTCTTCACCTGCACCCCCCCTCCATCTCCTCCCGGTATTCATTTATGATCGCAAGAGTCACCGCATGGGCGACCGCGGTCTCGCTCATCCCGTCTGGTTCGATCCCGTATTCCGATGCGATGCGGAGGAGTTTTGAGGGGTCGAAGACCCAGTAACCACTCTCAAATCCTGTGGCTCCTGCTGCTCTGCTCAGTGTGGATGATAACAGGGGGGTTGCGGGGTCTTCGTCCAGGGCAAGGTGGTGGAGCACGGCCACGGCCAGCCGATGCTCCTCTGGCGGGAGAAATCCGGCTTCAAACCAGACCTGGTCGGTCTCCTCAATATGCGGTTCACTGCTGGACATCTCACGGTGGGCCGGGTGTCTGCAGGGTGGTTCCCTGGAACCACGGTTGAGTCCTGTGTTACAGGTGGTTGCGCAGTTCACGTCTCTCCTCTCATAAATGGTTCATCAGCTGGAGGTAATGTTTTCGGGGGACTGGATATGAACCTGTTGCAACCCCGAATAGGAACCGATCCAGTGCAAAGGAACTGCTGTGGAAGTTGAGGGTTTACTGGTAGGCTATATGGGGAACAGAAATCCGGAATGAGCGCCGGTTTCAGACGTGCGCATTCCCGCCGCCCCTGCCGCGGGTTAAGGCCCGGGATCTTGTTGACGGGTCTCTCTCCTGGTCTCTCGAAGCGTGATACGGCCCCTGCGCTCTGTTATGTATCATCCATCGCATGCCGGGGCAGCCATCCTCGCGAAAGGAGGGGTTATCCCGGGCGTGCTGACGGCTGCCTGATCAAAGATGCTCTGGCGGGGAGAGATCGACTCTCCTAGCGGTGTACGTGATCTCTCTTCGCAACCCATAAGTGTGTTGCAACCCAACAGGGGTGCAATGACTGCTGAAGTTGTCGCTGGGCTGCGTGCGCTGGGGATGAACGAATACGAGGCACGCGTCTATTCCACGCTTGTCGGGCTTCAGAAAGCGACTGCACGGGACCTCCACGAGATCAGCGGAGTTCCCCGCGGGCGGATCTACGAGATCTTAAACGACCTTGCGCGCCGGGGTTTTATCGGGGTTGAAGAGGGGTCTCCCACATCCTACTACGTTCTCGATATCGATCTGGTCTTTGACCGGCTCAAGGACGACCAGATCCGCAGCCTCGATTTGACCCGCGAGGCGCTGAAGAGACTCTCGGTCAAACCGCGTCTTCCTCCCGACTCGTTCTTCATCCTCCGGAGCGACTGGGCGATCGAGAACCATGTATCAGCGCTATTTCGCCGGGTGAAGAAGAGCATGGTGATCCTCTGTTACAATCCGGAGTTCCTCCGAAGACACTATGCGGCCATCAAACCGCTTGAGAAGAGGATAGATCTGTACGTCGTTGTACGCAGAAAGGAGGACTACTCAGAGATCAAGCTCCCGATCTACGAGGCCAGGGGGGCAGTGATCGATCTTCTCAATACGCCGCCGGTGAACGAGTCCCTGATCGACTTGAGGCAGGACGAGTGCACGATCCTGGTCGACGGCCGGGACTTC from Methanoculleus receptaculi includes:
- a CDS encoding TrmB family transcriptional regulator, yielding MTAEVVAGLRALGMNEYEARVYSTLVGLQKATARDLHEISGVPRGRIYEILNDLARRGFIGVEEGSPTSYYVLDIDLVFDRLKDDQIRSLDLTREALKRLSVKPRLPPDSFFILRSDWAIENHVSALFRRVKKSMVILCYNPEFLRRHYAAIKPLEKRIDLYVVVRRKEDYSEIKLPIYEARGAVIDLLNTPPVNESLIDLRQDECTILVDGRDFLVIATAGSGRHAVIGSDMPIIGYLQKTVVERLEEAA